One window of Pseudomonadota bacterium genomic DNA carries:
- the trmB gene encoding tRNA (guanosine(46)-N7)-methyltransferase TrmB, which yields MRLTEDRQRTVRSFVMRIGRMTESQSRAITDLWPVFGVDYGKNPLDFTRLFGRPASVVVEIGFGNGESLAQQAADEQEVNFLGIEVHPPGVGHLLITIRQLELKNIRISRHDAVEVLRDQVPDNSLAGVNLFFPDPWPKKRHHKRRIVQADFVNMVVGKMRPGAFFHLATDWQPYAEHMLATLDGCADLINESGAGCFSDRLDSRTLTKFEARGQRLGHDVWDLRYRKAETAI from the coding sequence ATTCGCTTGACCGAAGACCGCCAGCGAACCGTACGCAGCTTCGTAATGCGGATAGGCCGCATGACCGAATCCCAGTCACGCGCAATAACCGACCTTTGGCCGGTCTTTGGCGTGGACTATGGCAAGAATCCGCTTGATTTCACCCGGCTTTTTGGGCGCCCGGCGTCGGTCGTCGTCGAAATTGGATTCGGTAACGGTGAAAGCCTGGCGCAACAGGCCGCCGACGAGCAGGAAGTCAATTTCCTTGGGATCGAGGTGCATCCGCCGGGTGTCGGTCACTTGCTGATTACGATTCGCCAACTCGAACTAAAAAATATCCGCATCAGCCGCCACGATGCGGTTGAAGTGCTGCGCGACCAGGTGCCGGATAACAGCCTGGCTGGAGTCAACTTGTTTTTCCCCGACCCCTGGCCCAAGAAACGGCATCACAAACGCCGCATCGTGCAAGCGGATTTCGTCAACATGGTCGTGGGGAAAATGCGGCCCGGGGCGTTTTTCCACCTGGCGACCGACTGGCAGCCCTATGCCGAACATATGCTCGCGACGCTGGATGGCTGCGCGGATTTGATCAACGAATCCGGAGCCGGTTGCTTCAGCGACCGGCTGGACAGCCGCACGCTGACCAAGTTTGAGGCACGCGGCCAGCGGCTTGGCCACGACGTCTGGGATTTGCGCTATCGCAAAGCCGAGACCGCCATATAA
- a CDS encoding aryl-sulfate sulfotransferase — MTDKFAKILTALLLSSALVSCGDTDQPLPELLFNTEPAVSPVATLAHAWELTVSTNLFTAITAVLDDGMGHAYTIEFGRQQRDHVLTVLGMRPDRTYTVNVTAHTLDGITLESTTQLQVTTPPLPANFPVISLLSGDPALMEPGFTLMDTGRKDGSAAFIVIVDDAAEVVWYFQTSSLSETERVASGEFLSIDEGSGLIQFINERGEVVNSLHSAQSHPATGSSIPVDVAEFHDEVVKHDLFSQYFTSIRDASRTVDNFPLDENDPLVTGTVNVLDEPIIEIDLDGNILNRWDFLDMLKPTRIGYDGTSGLPAAADWAHVNSIAYDVTTDNLIVSLKHQDAVVNFSRADGTLIWILGNPANWQGFEQFLLTPDGGVFAWPYHQHAVEITGDNLIMFDNGNRRASPFTGEPIVSANANSSRAVEYAIDTDTMIISQVWEWGLAQSGESLYSSFAGDADRLPLGNTLITFGGLCEENGVPSENLAICRSSARVIEVDTTTGAKVFDISIDDADPLSSGYIVNRSERLRVLYSLSTVTMTVP; from the coding sequence ATGACTGACAAGTTCGCAAAAATTCTGACTGCCCTGCTGTTGTCTTCTGCGCTGGTCTCATGCGGCGACACCGATCAGCCGCTACCGGAGTTGCTATTCAATACGGAACCGGCGGTAAGCCCCGTTGCTACGCTTGCGCACGCCTGGGAGCTGACTGTCTCCACCAACCTGTTTACCGCGATCACGGCGGTGCTGGACGACGGCATGGGCCATGCATATACGATCGAATTCGGCCGACAGCAACGCGACCACGTTCTGACCGTACTCGGGATGCGCCCCGACCGGACTTATACAGTGAACGTCACCGCACACACGCTTGACGGCATCACCCTGGAATCCACGACACAACTGCAAGTTACTACACCGCCGCTACCGGCAAACTTCCCGGTAATCAGTTTGCTGTCGGGTGACCCCGCCCTGATGGAACCAGGTTTCACGCTGATGGATACCGGGCGCAAGGACGGCAGCGCGGCGTTTATCGTCATCGTGGACGACGCGGCGGAAGTCGTCTGGTATTTCCAGACCAGTTCGCTGTCGGAGACCGAGCGCGTCGCATCGGGTGAATTCCTGTCCATCGACGAGGGGTCAGGCCTGATCCAGTTCATCAATGAAAGAGGCGAGGTGGTTAACTCCCTGCATTCGGCGCAGTCGCATCCCGCGACCGGCAGCAGCATCCCTGTCGATGTGGCCGAATTTCACGACGAAGTCGTCAAACACGACCTGTTCTCCCAGTACTTCACCAGCATCCGTGATGCGTCGCGTACCGTCGATAACTTTCCGCTGGACGAGAACGACCCCTTGGTGACCGGGACCGTAAACGTTTTGGACGAGCCGATCATCGAAATCGATCTCGACGGCAATATTCTCAACCGCTGGGATTTTCTCGATATGCTCAAGCCGACACGCATCGGCTATGACGGCACGTCGGGATTACCGGCGGCGGCCGACTGGGCTCATGTCAATTCGATCGCCTATGACGTAACCACAGACAACCTGATCGTGTCGCTGAAACATCAGGACGCCGTGGTGAATTTCTCTCGTGCCGACGGTACGCTGATCTGGATCCTGGGCAACCCCGCAAACTGGCAGGGCTTTGAGCAATTTCTGCTAACGCCCGATGGCGGCGTCTTTGCCTGGCCTTACCATCAGCACGCCGTCGAAATCACCGGCGACAACCTGATCATGTTCGACAACGGCAACCGCCGCGCCAGCCCATTCACCGGCGAGCCAATCGTGAGCGCGAATGCCAATTCCAGCCGCGCCGTCGAGTATGCGATCGACACAGACACGATGATCATTTCCCAGGTCTGGGAATGGGGTCTCGCGCAAAGCGGTGAATCGCTGTATTCGTCCTTTGCCGGCGATGCCGACCGCCTGCCATTGGGCAACACACTGATAACCTTTGGCGGCCTGTGCGAGGAAAATGGGGTTCCCAGTGAAAACCTGGCGATTTGCCGCTCGTCCGCGCGTGTCATTGAAGTCGATACGACTACCGGCGCGAAAGTATTCGACATTTCGATCGATGACGCCGACCCCCTGTCTTCGGGTTATATCGTCAATCGCAGCGAGCGGCTCCGTGTATTGTATTCGCTATCTACCGTCACCATGACGGTGCCGTAA
- a CDS encoding tetratricopeptide repeat protein — protein sequence MTGKDDRIAGAMQQAIALHQGGRVSDAIPVYQQVLASEPENPDALHLLGLAMRQHGDADGAIPYLEKAIAIQGDIAAMHSNLGNAYRDTGRDEHAFQEYRKAVELDPRHQDAWYNLGIVCHSLGKSEQAIAAYDRALSINPGDAEALHNKAIVLHGQQKSAAAIAGFQAAIQVKPGYAAAHHHLANALDHAGRHDEAISAYRAAVRMEPGTLRFWAGLAQAMRATEFSGFDADLKSLLIDCFAKDGIDYQHLALPALSLLKKDPSVGGAFTLPADWADQDDAAIVLDDLTGRLADPLMQALLGHCIVGDEKLEYLLSGCRHALLDKFSDRPAAGLESSRLCETLATQCWLNEFVWRVSDREQQKTLALATDLKSSLSQADAVPAGVFLLACYAPLEYWFDAAKIHDLARRSGNKALQALARTQITEPQTEADLAKDIPRIGDISDDVSLAVQRQYEENPYPRWSEYTAAEGRSVADVMRQVFPGRGFSEFTSQREPRILVAGCGTGRNAFETAARFAGATTLAIDLSMASLAFARRKADELDIEDVEFAQADVLELAMLDECFDIIDCSGVLHHMAEPKKGWAVLGGLLEPGGLMRIGLYSDLARRPVVAARALIEGGDFQATRDGIRRCRQAIFSLATDHPARPVAQSRDFFNLSLCRDLLFHVQEHCFTLPQIKEILAGLDLEFLGFEHGFASTGQQYLDAYPDDPGMTSLDNWHEFEQLHPETFVGMYQFWLRKT from the coding sequence ATGACAGGAAAGGACGATCGGATCGCCGGGGCGATGCAGCAAGCCATCGCGCTGCACCAGGGCGGCCGGGTAAGCGATGCGATCCCTGTTTATCAGCAGGTTCTTGCCAGCGAGCCCGAGAATCCGGATGCCTTGCATCTGCTCGGTCTTGCAATGCGCCAGCATGGTGATGCCGATGGCGCGATTCCCTATCTCGAAAAAGCGATCGCCATACAGGGCGACATTGCGGCGATGCATTCAAACCTTGGCAACGCGTATCGCGATACGGGGCGCGACGAACACGCATTTCAGGAATATCGCAAGGCGGTGGAACTGGATCCCCGCCACCAGGATGCCTGGTACAACCTCGGCATCGTTTGCCATTCGCTGGGTAAATCGGAACAGGCTATAGCTGCGTACGACCGTGCGTTGTCAATCAACCCTGGCGATGCCGAGGCTTTGCACAACAAGGCGATCGTGTTGCACGGCCAGCAAAAATCGGCCGCCGCAATTGCGGGTTTCCAGGCTGCTATACAGGTTAAGCCCGGATACGCCGCGGCCCATCACCACCTTGCCAATGCGCTGGACCACGCCGGCCGCCACGATGAGGCCATTAGCGCATACCGGGCGGCGGTACGGATGGAGCCGGGCACCTTGCGCTTCTGGGCCGGGCTGGCCCAGGCGATGCGGGCCACGGAATTTTCCGGTTTCGATGCCGACCTGAAATCGCTGTTGATCGATTGCTTTGCAAAAGACGGGATCGATTATCAACACCTGGCGCTGCCGGCTCTCAGCCTGCTCAAAAAGGACCCGAGCGTCGGTGGCGCATTCACGTTGCCGGCCGATTGGGCGGACCAGGACGACGCCGCGATCGTACTCGACGATCTGACCGGGAGACTGGCCGATCCGTTAATGCAGGCGCTGCTTGGCCATTGCATCGTTGGCGATGAAAAGCTGGAGTATTTGCTGAGCGGGTGCAGACACGCATTGCTCGATAAATTCTCAGATCGGCCCGCTGCCGGCCTGGAATCGAGCCGCTTGTGCGAAACGCTGGCAACACAGTGCTGGCTCAACGAATTCGTTTGGCGGGTCAGCGATCGGGAACAGCAGAAAACGCTGGCGCTGGCAACCGATTTGAAATCATCGCTAAGCCAAGCTGATGCGGTACCGGCGGGCGTGTTTCTGCTGGCATGTTACGCGCCGCTCGAGTATTGGTTTGACGCGGCCAAAATACACGATCTGGCCCGCAGGTCTGGCAACAAAGCGTTGCAAGCATTGGCGCGCACCCAGATCACCGAACCGCAAACAGAAGCGGACCTGGCTAAGGACATTCCTCGAATCGGCGATATCAGCGACGATGTCTCGTTAGCGGTGCAACGTCAGTATGAAGAGAATCCGTACCCGCGGTGGTCGGAATACACCGCGGCGGAGGGAAGGAGCGTCGCCGATGTCATGCGACAGGTTTTCCCGGGCCGGGGATTTTCGGAGTTTACATCACAGCGCGAGCCGCGGATACTCGTTGCCGGGTGCGGCACCGGTCGCAATGCATTTGAAACCGCCGCCAGGTTTGCCGGTGCGACGACCCTGGCGATAGACCTCAGTATGGCAAGCCTCGCCTTCGCCCGCCGCAAAGCCGATGAACTGGATATCGAGGATGTCGAGTTTGCCCAGGCGGATGTGCTTGAGCTGGCTATGCTCGATGAATGTTTCGATATTATCGACTGCAGCGGCGTGCTGCATCATATGGCGGAGCCAAAAAAGGGCTGGGCGGTACTCGGCGGCTTGTTAGAACCGGGTGGTCTGATGCGCATCGGCCTGTACAGCGATCTGGCCAGGCGGCCGGTGGTCGCGGCGCGCGCATTGATCGAGGGGGGCGATTTTCAAGCCACACGCGACGGAATTCGGCGTTGCCGGCAGGCAATTTTTTCACTGGCCACCGATCACCCGGCGCGACCAGTGGCGCAAAGTCGCGATTTCTTCAATCTGTCCCTGTGCCGCGACTTGTTGTTTCACGTCCAGGAGCATTGCTTCACGCTGCCGCAAATCAAAGAAATTCTCGCCGGCCTCGACCTCGAATTCCTGGGTTTTGAACACGGCTTCGCGAGTACCGGGCAACAATACCTTGACGCCTATCCGGATGACCCGGGCATGACCAGCCTCGACAACTGGCATGAATTCGAGCAACTGCATCCCGAGACCTTTGTCGGTATGTACCAGTTCTGGTTACGCAAGACCTGA
- a CDS encoding MFS transporter, whose translation MLFLGFSAGLPFLLVFSTMSAWLHDVGVSRTTIGFFGWIGITYSIKLIWSPLVDRLPVPFLTRKLGKRRSWMLVGQLGITLGLITMSLINPLSNLALFAFVAFFVAFSSATQDVALDAYRIEAVDSRYQGPMASNYQTGYRVGVLMAGAGVLFIADVSNFEIAYVAMALLMLVGIITVLLIDEPEVNLDAAKAREVDLLQAISDHVPRSNQLSEIQKWILGAIVCPFLDFFRRVGWWALAILAFVAVYRIGDLVMGIMANPFYLDLGFTKSEIAAISKLFGFAMTVTGAIVGGLAAARYSAARMLIIGAILVAGTNLLFAELAVLGADRSFLVVTISADNFSAGFAGSVFIAFLSSLTSTKYTATQYALFSSLMTLPGKIISGYSGMLVDKYDYQWFFHYAAAMGIPAIGLSLVMMWWSANAAQKNG comes from the coding sequence ATGCTGTTTCTTGGATTCTCTGCGGGGTTACCGTTCCTCCTCGTTTTCTCGACCATGTCCGCATGGTTGCACGACGTTGGCGTCAGCCGTACTACTATTGGATTTTTCGGCTGGATAGGTATTACCTACTCGATCAAACTCATTTGGTCGCCACTTGTCGACCGTCTCCCGGTTCCATTTCTGACCAGGAAACTCGGTAAGCGGCGCAGCTGGATGTTGGTTGGACAACTGGGCATCACACTCGGTCTGATAACGATGTCGCTGATAAATCCGCTGTCGAATCTCGCCTTATTTGCCTTTGTTGCGTTTTTTGTAGCGTTTTCATCCGCCACCCAGGATGTCGCATTGGACGCCTACAGGATCGAGGCGGTGGATAGCCGTTATCAGGGACCGATGGCGTCGAATTACCAGACAGGCTATCGCGTTGGCGTGCTAATGGCAGGGGCCGGGGTGTTGTTCATCGCTGATGTCAGCAACTTTGAGATTGCCTACGTCGCGATGGCCCTGTTAATGCTCGTCGGTATCATTACTGTTCTGCTAATCGATGAGCCGGAAGTCAACCTCGATGCCGCGAAAGCCCGTGAAGTAGACCTCCTGCAAGCGATCTCCGATCACGTACCCAGAAGCAATCAACTCAGCGAAATCCAGAAATGGATTCTCGGTGCCATTGTGTGTCCGTTTCTGGACTTCTTTCGACGTGTCGGTTGGTGGGCGTTGGCTATACTTGCCTTCGTTGCGGTCTATCGGATTGGCGATCTCGTCATGGGAATCATGGCCAATCCGTTTTATCTGGACCTGGGTTTTACGAAATCAGAGATAGCTGCAATCAGCAAACTATTTGGATTTGCCATGACCGTGACCGGGGCAATCGTCGGCGGTTTGGCTGCCGCCCGCTACAGCGCCGCGCGAATGCTCATCATTGGCGCAATTCTGGTAGCCGGGACCAACCTCTTGTTCGCTGAGTTGGCAGTGCTTGGTGCAGACCGGTCATTCCTTGTAGTAACCATATCGGCTGATAACTTCAGTGCTGGATTCGCCGGGTCCGTATTTATCGCATTCCTGTCGAGCCTGACCAGTACCAAGTACACGGCGACACAGTATGCATTGTTCTCATCGCTGATGACTCTGCCCGGTAAGATTATCAGTGGCTATAGTGGGATGCTTGTCGATAAGTATGATTACCAGTGGTTCTTTCATTACGCAGCGGCAATGGGAATTCCGGCGATTGGCTTGTCACTCGTAATGATGTGGTGGTCCGCAAATGCAGCGCAGAAAAATGGCTGA
- a CDS encoding DEAD/DEAH box helicase yields MFFDQLGLSAELLRAIDEKGYREATPIQQQAIPLILEGRDVLAGAQTGTGKTAGFTLPLLQRLQNSRSGQRRVRALILTPTRELAAQVSESVRDYGRHLPFKATVIFGGVSINTQIFKLRKGADIVVATPGRLLDHMQRGTIDLGGVEILVLDEADRMLDMGFIRDIRKILKELPNERQNLLFSATFSKEIRRLAADLLNAPTEIQVAQRNTTVELVTQIVHPVDRSRKRELLSHRIGAENWRQVLVFTRTKHGANRLAEQLSRDGLESVAIHGNKSQGARTRALADFKAGVVRVLVATDIAARGLDIDRLPHVVNYELPNVPEDYVHRIGRTARAGQEGHAISLVCVDEHKLLGDIERLLNCKIAKEIIPGYEPDPRIKAEPIRQGRTQRPAGRGAGSRKKFRAGASHAHGGHRHRSASRQRRAG; encoded by the coding sequence ATGTTTTTTGATCAACTCGGCCTGTCGGCCGAATTGCTGCGTGCGATCGATGAAAAAGGTTACCGTGAGGCAACCCCGATCCAGCAGCAAGCCATTCCCTTAATCCTTGAAGGCCGGGATGTGCTGGCTGGAGCCCAAACCGGCACCGGCAAGACCGCCGGCTTCACTTTGCCGCTGTTGCAGCGGCTGCAGAATTCACGATCCGGCCAACGGCGCGTGCGCGCCCTTATACTCACGCCAACGCGTGAACTCGCCGCACAAGTCAGCGAGAGTGTGCGCGACTATGGCCGCCACCTGCCGTTCAAGGCAACCGTCATCTTTGGCGGCGTCAGCATCAATACACAAATTTTCAAGTTGCGGAAAGGTGCCGACATCGTAGTCGCCACGCCGGGCCGCCTGCTCGATCACATGCAGCGGGGCACGATCGATCTCGGCGGAGTCGAGATCCTCGTTCTCGATGAGGCCGATCGCATGCTCGATATGGGATTCATCCGCGACATACGCAAAATCCTCAAAGAGCTGCCGAATGAGCGTCAGAATCTGCTGTTCTCGGCGACGTTCTCGAAAGAGATCAGGCGGCTGGCAGCCGACCTGTTGAATGCACCGACCGAGATCCAGGTCGCGCAGCGCAATACCACGGTCGAACTCGTTACCCAAATCGTGCACCCTGTCGACCGCAGCCGCAAACGCGAACTGTTGTCGCACCGCATCGGCGCGGAGAACTGGCGACAGGTGCTGGTTTTCACGCGCACCAAGCACGGCGCCAACCGGCTCGCCGAACAATTGTCACGCGACGGGCTCGAGTCCGTTGCGATCCACGGCAACAAGTCGCAAGGGGCACGGACCCGCGCACTCGCGGATTTCAAGGCCGGTGTGGTTCGAGTGCTGGTCGCGACCGATATCGCTGCGCGCGGTCTCGATATCGATCGGTTGCCGCACGTCGTCAATTACGAGTTGCCCAACGTTCCTGAAGACTACGTGCATCGTATCGGGCGTACCGCCCGTGCCGGTCAGGAGGGCCATGCCATATCGCTGGTCTGCGTCGATGAGCACAAGCTGTTGGGCGATATCGAGCGCTTGCTGAATTGCAAGATTGCAAAAGAAATTATCCCCGGCTATGAACCGGATCCGCGGATCAAGGCAGAACCGATCCGGCAAGGTCGCACGCAACGGCCTGCTGGCCGCGGCGCTGGCTCGCGCAAGAAATTCAGAGCCGGCGCATCGCATGCTCATGGCGGACACCGCCACCGTTCAGCCAGCCGCCAGCGACGCGCGGGATAG